Proteins from a single region of Neodiprion virginianus isolate iyNeoVirg1 chromosome 4, iyNeoVirg1.1, whole genome shotgun sequence:
- the LOC124302677 gene encoding ribosome biogenesis protein BRX1 homolog isoform X1, translating to MVKKSVKRKRKESEKGKNVETEEVVKLPPSKRSSDEPAPKKTRWINKQRVLVFASRGINHRDRHLMEDIKRLMPHHRPESKMERSKNLQVINEMCEMKNCNKAMLFEGRKKRDLYMWLSNVPTGPCAKFLVENVYTMAELKMTGNCLKGSRPLLSFDENFNEKPQYGVLKELLTQIFGVPNHHPKSQPFFDHIYTFSILDNRIWFRNFQILTEDGALAEIGPRFVLNPVKIFTSSFGGETLWNNPCYISPAKYRQSLTKKAAGKYMNRIEQKLNAESNKPAESYALNPLDEIFKGDPLAAAEKMEELQEQGIDESAKVEKKKSLRVKFVKKKPKKHLVGKQNKKKKSIVAKKIKN from the exons ATGGTAAAGAAAAGTGTAAAAAGAAAGCGTAAGGAGAGTGAGAAGggtaaaaatgttgaaaccgAAGAAGTGGTGAAGCTGCCGCCATCGAAACGATCGTCCGATGAACCTGCGCCGAAAAAG ACGAGATGGATAAACAAACAACGGGTGCTGGTATTCGCATCCCGGGGAATCAACCACAGAGATCGTCACCTAATGGAAGATATTAAACGACTTATGCCACACCATCGCCCAGAGAGTAAAATGGAACGATCCAAAAATTTGCAAGTTATTAATGAGAtgtgtgaaatgaaaaattgcaacaAAGCCATGCTTTTCGAGGGCCGCAAAAAAAGAGATTTGTACATGTGGTTGTCTAATGTTCCAACTGGACCATGTGCGAAATTTCTTGTTGAAAATG TTTATACAATGGCAGAGTTGAAAATGACTGGAAATTGTCTCAAAGGGTCAAGACCATTGCTATCTTTTGATGAGAATTTCAATGAGAAACCTCAGTATGGTGTCCTGAAAGAATTATTGACACAAATATTTGGAGTACCAAACCACCATCCAAAAAGTCAACCGTTTTTTGACCATATTTACACATTTAGTATTTTAGATAATCGAATATGGTTtagaaatttccaaattttaacGGAGGATGGAGCACTAGCTGAAATAGGCCCCAGATTTGTTCTTAAtcctgtgaaaatttttaccagcAGTTTTGGTGGTGAAACGCTTTGGAATAATCCGTGTTATATTTCTCCAGCTAAG taccGTCAGTCATTGACGAAAAAAGCAGCTGGTAAATACATGAACAGGATAGAACAGAAATTGAATGCAGAATCTAATAAGCCGGCGGAATCTTATGCTTTGAACCCATTAGATGAGATATTCAAAGGGGATCCCCTGGCTGCGGCAGAAAAAATGGAAGAGTTACAAGAGCAAGGAATTGACGAATCTGccaaagttgaaaagaaaaaatcccTTAGAGTAAAGTTCGTTaagaaaaaaccgaaaaagCATTTAGTGGGTAAGcagaataagaagaaaaaatcaatagttgccaaaaaaattaaaaattga
- the LOC124302677 gene encoding ribosome biogenesis protein BRX1 homolog isoform X2 gives MEDIKRLMPHHRPESKMERSKNLQVINEMCEMKNCNKAMLFEGRKKRDLYMWLSNVPTGPCAKFLVENVYTMAELKMTGNCLKGSRPLLSFDENFNEKPQYGVLKELLTQIFGVPNHHPKSQPFFDHIYTFSILDNRIWFRNFQILTEDGALAEIGPRFVLNPVKIFTSSFGGETLWNNPCYISPAKYRQSLTKKAAGKYMNRIEQKLNAESNKPAESYALNPLDEIFKGDPLAAAEKMEELQEQGIDESAKVEKKKSLRVKFVKKKPKKHLVGKQNKKKKSIVAKKIKN, from the exons ATGGAAGATATTAAACGACTTATGCCACACCATCGCCCAGAGAGTAAAATGGAACGATCCAAAAATTTGCAAGTTATTAATGAGAtgtgtgaaatgaaaaattgcaacaAAGCCATGCTTTTCGAGGGCCGCAAAAAAAGAGATTTGTACATGTGGTTGTCTAATGTTCCAACTGGACCATGTGCGAAATTTCTTGTTGAAAATG TTTATACAATGGCAGAGTTGAAAATGACTGGAAATTGTCTCAAAGGGTCAAGACCATTGCTATCTTTTGATGAGAATTTCAATGAGAAACCTCAGTATGGTGTCCTGAAAGAATTATTGACACAAATATTTGGAGTACCAAACCACCATCCAAAAAGTCAACCGTTTTTTGACCATATTTACACATTTAGTATTTTAGATAATCGAATATGGTTtagaaatttccaaattttaacGGAGGATGGAGCACTAGCTGAAATAGGCCCCAGATTTGTTCTTAAtcctgtgaaaatttttaccagcAGTTTTGGTGGTGAAACGCTTTGGAATAATCCGTGTTATATTTCTCCAGCTAAG taccGTCAGTCATTGACGAAAAAAGCAGCTGGTAAATACATGAACAGGATAGAACAGAAATTGAATGCAGAATCTAATAAGCCGGCGGAATCTTATGCTTTGAACCCATTAGATGAGATATTCAAAGGGGATCCCCTGGCTGCGGCAGAAAAAATGGAAGAGTTACAAGAGCAAGGAATTGACGAATCTGccaaagttgaaaagaaaaaatcccTTAGAGTAAAGTTCGTTaagaaaaaaccgaaaaagCATTTAGTGGGTAAGcagaataagaagaaaaaatcaatagttgccaaaaaaattaaaaattga